Within Dehalococcoidia bacterium, the genomic segment GAACTGTACCGTGCTACGTATAACGGCACTGTGGAGTTCGTCTGCGCGGGGCAGCCTCACGCACGACGGTGTAGGATGTGGAGCGTAGCGCCTTTACAGAAAACACCCCCAGAGGAGGCCGACCATGACTGAACTGCACGATCTGACTGTTGCCGAGGCGGCGAGGGCTATCAGGGAGCGTGAGGTGTCGGCTGAGGAGCTGATGTCGGCGCTTTTGGCTGTGTGCAGCGAGCTTGAGCGGCACCTCAATGTCTGGGTGACGCTGGACGAGGACGCGGCCCTCGAAGCGGCACGGCTGCGCGACAGGGAACTTGCATCCGAGGGACCTCGCGGGCCTCTGCACGGCGTGCCGGTGGGCGTGAAGGACATCTACTACACGCAGGGTGTGCTGACGACAGCCTGCTCGAAGATCCTGGCAGACTTCGTGCCGGACTTCGACGCTACAGCCGTCTCCAAGCTGCGACAGGCGGGCGCGGTCATCATGGGCAAGACGGTCACGACCGAGTTCGCGTGCGGCGATCCGCCTCCGACGCGCAACCCGTGGAACCACGCGCACACGCCGGGAGGGTCGAGCTCGGGCTCGGCGGTCGGCGTCATCGCGAAGATGTTCCCGGCGGCGCTCGGGTCGCAGACCGGCGGGTCGGTGCTGCGCCCGGCGGCGTACAACGGCGTGGTCGGGCTCAAGCCCACGTTCGGCAGGATCAGCAGGTACGGCGTCGTGCCGGTGTCGGCGTCGCTGGACACGATGGGGCACTATGGCCGGACCGTCGAGGACACGGCGATGCTTCTCGACGCGATGTCGGGATACGACCCCAACGACCCCGGATCGGTTGACGCGCAGATTCCCAATTATCACGCGGCGTCGCTGGCACCTCAGTCCGCTCCGCGCATCGGGCTGGTGCGCACCCACTTCTGGGAGAAGGCCACTGAGGAGACTCAGGAGCACGCGGACTCGATAGCCCGGCAGTTTGCGGAGGCGGGAGCGGTCGTGGAGGACATCGAGCTGTCCCCGGACCCCTTCGACGATATGCTGTGGGCGCACCGGATACTCATGTCGACCGAGGGCGCAGACTTTCACCGGGAATGGTTCGTGGACCGGGCGGACGACTACTCGCCAAAGGTGCGCGTGATGATCGAGGACGGACTGCAGGTGAGCGCGGTGGACTACCTTAAGGCGAAGGACGTGCAGGCGGCGTTCACCCGCGACGTGACCGAGGCGATGCGGCCCTTCGACGTGGTGATGACTCCGTCGACTCCGTCGTCCGCGCCGCGTGACCTCAGCACCACCGGAGACCCGATGTTCCAGTCGCCGTTCACGTTCGGCGGCTTCCCGACGATCACGCTGCCATCGGGGTTCGACAGCAACGCGATGCCGCTGGGGGTGCAGCTCGGTACCCCGCACTGGGAGGAGGCGAAGCTGCTATCAGTCGCGGCGTGGGCGGAGGGAATTCTGGATTAAGAATAGTGAA encodes:
- a CDS encoding amidase, whose amino-acid sequence is MTELHDLTVAEAARAIREREVSAEELMSALLAVCSELERHLNVWVTLDEDAALEAARLRDRELASEGPRGPLHGVPVGVKDIYYTQGVLTTACSKILADFVPDFDATAVSKLRQAGAVIMGKTVTTEFACGDPPPTRNPWNHAHTPGGSSSGSAVGVIAKMFPAALGSQTGGSVLRPAAYNGVVGLKPTFGRISRYGVVPVSASLDTMGHYGRTVEDTAMLLDAMSGYDPNDPGSVDAQIPNYHAASLAPQSAPRIGLVRTHFWEKATEETQEHADSIARQFAEAGAVVEDIELSPDPFDDMLWAHRILMSTEGADFHREWFVDRADDYSPKVRVMIEDGLQVSAVDYLKAKDVQAAFTRDVTEAMRPFDVVMTPSTPSSAPRDLSTTGDPMFQSPFTFGGFPTITLPSGFDSNAMPLGVQLGTPHWEEAKLLSVAAWAEGILD